One Solea senegalensis isolate Sse05_10M linkage group LG13, IFAPA_SoseM_1, whole genome shotgun sequence DNA segment encodes these proteins:
- the LOC122779896 gene encoding transcription elongation regulator 1-like isoform X1 has translation MADQAESETIGFSDNRMVQQAVRFRSPAPGPAPSPSPASAQTPVLRGPPPLLRPPPPPFGMMRGPPPRPPFARPPFAPNMPPIPPPGAMPPPIGPPHLQRPPFLPPPIGNLPPPPGMLFPPGMPPVPSSGNPALNPAEEIWVENKTSEGKAYYYNARTRESSWSKPDGVKIIQQSELNPLLVGAGAAGAGVSGGVTAAASSSTVNTTASTAASPSQAPSTTPSRTITSSPDSTTSLSPSVSIAASVVADHPPVATVSSTVAVSPVTVVTVSTVPSPVTAVQTVPLLPAGLPHSVAQPTTAIPAFPPVMVPPFRVPLPGMHIPLPGVAMMQIVGAPCVKAGPSANGMIPGMGPPLVSMMHPQLALSAAPASMAGSLHLPEWSEYKTADGKTYYYNNRTLESTWEKPQALVEKEKEAQKVKERLAQEEAEAMELEAEENKTENSSHEKEEPKEEEMTEEEKAAQKARPIATNPIPGTPWCVVWTGDDRVFFYNPTTRLSMWDRPEELVGRADVDKHIQEPPHKRGLEDSKKTGINKEEPELAIATEENQDEEPTKAKKRKKEDVKEADSDKEAAMEAELRAARERAVVPLEARMTQFKDMLLERGVSAFSTWDKELHKIVFDPRYLLLNPKERKQVFDQYVKTRAEEERKEKKNKLMQAKDEFRRMMEDAKLTPRTTFSEFAVKHGRDPRFKTIEKMKDREAIFVEYITAMKKREKEDSKSRGEKVRQDFFDLLNEQHIEGGQRWSKIKERLETDPRYKSVDSSALREELFKQYMEKQAKNVDIDKERELERQARIEASLREREREVQKARSEQTKEIDREREQHKREEAIQHFKALMSDMVRSSDATWSDTRRNLRKDHRWESASLLEREEKEKLFNEHVEALAKKKKEQFRQLLDETSMITLTTTWKGVKKVIKEDPRCIKFSSSDRKRQREFEDYIKDKYIIAKADFRTLLKETKFITYRSRKLIQESEQHLKDVEKILQNDKRYLVLECVPEERRKLIMFYIEDLDRRGPPPPPTASEPTRRSTK, from the exons ATGGCGGACCAGGCGGAGAGCGAGACCATTGGATTCAGCGACAACAG AATGGTGCAGCAGGCAGTGCGGTTCCGCAGTCCTGCCCCTGGCCCTGCACCCAGCCCTTCACCTGCATCTGCCCAGACCCCGGTGTTACGAGGTCCACCACCACTTCTTAGGCCACCGCCGCCTCCTTTTGGGATGATGAGGGGACCTCCGCCACGACCCCCATTTGCACGTCCTCCCTTTGCCCCCAACATGCCACCTATCCCTCCTCCGGGAGCCATGCCCCCACCCATTGGACCCCCTCACTTACAG AGACCTCCTTTCCTTCCCCCACCCATTGGTAAcctcccacctcctccaggGATGCTGTTCCCTCCGGGGATGCCTCCTGTTCCTAGCTCTGGAAACCCTGCACTCAACCCTGCTGAGGAAATCTGGGTAGAGAACAAGACGTCTGAGGGAAAG GCATATTACTACAATGCCAGGACCAGAGAGTCATCGTGGAGCAAACCAGATGGTGTGAAAATCATCCAACAGTCTGAGCTCAACCCTCTTCTGGTCGGAGCTGGGGCTGCAGGGGCTGGGGTAAGTGGGGGGGTAACTGCAGCTGCAAGCTCGAGCACTGTCAACACTACAGCCAGCACCGCTGCCTCCCCGTCTCAGGCCCCGTCCACAACGCCCTCCCGCACAATTACCTCCAGTCCAGACTCCACCACCTCCCTCTCGCCTTCTGTGAGCATTGCAG CCTCTGTTGTAGCAGACCATCCCCCTGTTGCCACAGTGTCCTCAACTGTTGCAGTTTCTCCAGTCACTGTGGTGACTGTTTCCACGGTGCCATCGCCTGTTACAGCGGTGCAGACTGTGCCTCTGCTGCCCGCGGGCCTGCCTCATAGTGTGGCCCAGCCCACCACAGCCATACCTGCCTTCCCTCCTGTCATGGTGCCACCTTTCAGGGTGCCCCTGCCTGGCATGCACATTCCTCTACCAG GTGTAGCAATGATGCAGATAGTAGGTGCGCCGTGTGTAAAGGCAGGCCCCAGCGCCAACG GTATGATTCCTGGTATGGGCCCTCCTTTAGTTTCTATGATGCATCCCCAGCTGGCTCTATCAGCAGCTCCTGCCTCCATGGCCGGATCATTGCACCTTCCTGAGTGGTCAGAGTACAAAACGGCTGATGGGAAAACATACTACTACAACAACCGAACACTGGAGTCCACCTGGGAGAAACCACAGGCCCTAGTGGAGAAAG aaaaagaagcacaaaaaGTAAAAGAGCGTTTGGCCCAAGAAGAAGCCGAGGCAATGGAGCTGGAGgctgaagaaaataaaacagaaaactcaAGCCATGAGAAGGAG GAGCCTAAAGAAGAGGAGATGACggaggaggaaaaagcagcTCAGAAAGCCCGGCCTATAGCCACCAATCCTATTCCTGGCACACCATG GTGTGTGGTGTGGACCGGGGATGATCGTGTATTTTTTTACAACCCCACAACACGGCTGTCCATGTGGGACCGACCCGAGGAATTGGTTGGTCGAGCCGACGTCGACAAGCACATCCAGGAGCCGCCACACAAGAGAGGCCTGGAGGACAGCAAGAAGACAG GAATCAATAAAGAAGAGCCAGAATTAGCTATAGCTACTGAAGAAAATCAGGACGAGGAGCCAACCAAAGCTAAAAAGAGAAA GAAGGAGGACGTGAAGGAGGCAGACTCAGACAAGGAAGCAGCAATGGAGGCTGAACTCAGAGCTGCGAGAGAACGAGCTGTAGTGCCCCTGGAGGCCAGGATGACTCAGTTCAAAGACATGTTACTGGAAAGAGGG GTGTCTGCTTTCTCTACTTGGGACAAAGAGCTTCATAAGATTGTGTTTGACCCACGTTACCTTCTGCTCAACCCAAAAGAGCGAAAACAg GTGTTTGATCAGTATGTGAAGACGcgagctgaggaggagaggaaagaaaagaagaacaagtTGATGCAGGCCAAAGACGAGTTCAGGAGGATGATGGAGGATGCAAAGCTCACACCAAG aaCAACGTTCAGTGAATTTGCAGTGAAACATGGACGAGACCCACGATTTAAGACCATAGAGAAGATGAAGGACCGGGAGGCCATCTTTGTGGAATACATCACAGCtatgaagaagagagagaaagaggactCCAAGTCCAGAGGAGAGAAG GTGAGGCAAGACTTCTTCGATCTGCTCAATGAACAACACATAGAGGGAGGCCAGCGATGGAGCAAAATTAAAGAGAGGCTGGAGACTGACCCTCGATACAAGTCTGTGGACAGCTCTGCGCTCAGAGAAGAACTTTTCAAACAGTACATGGAAAAACAAGCCAAG AACGTGGACATCGACAAAGAGCGAGAGTTGGAGCGACAGGCTCGTATCGAGGCCAGTCTCCGAGAGAGGGAACGAGAGGTGCAGAAGGCTCGATCAGAACAGACCAAAGAGATCGACCGGGAAAGGGAGCAGCACAAGAGGGAAGAGGCCATCCAACATTTCAAAGCTCTCATGTCCGATATG GTACGTTCTTCAGATGCCACGTGGTCGGACACACGTCGTAACCTGAGGAAGGACCATCGCTGGGAGTCGGCATCGCTGctagagagagaagagaaggagaagctgTTTAATGAACACGTCGAAGCTCTggccaaaaagaagaaagaacaatTCAGGCAGCTGCTGGACGAGACTAGCATG ATCACTCTGACTACGACATGGAAGGGGGTGAAGAAGGTCATCAAAGAGGATCCTCGCTGTATCAAGTTTTCTTCTAGTGACAGA aaGAGACAACGCGAGTTTGAAGACTACATCAAGGACAAGTACATCATAGCCAAAGCTGACTTCAGAACTCTGCTAAAGGAGACAAAGTTCATCACTTACAG GTCGAGAAAGCTCATCCAGGAGTCAGAGCAGCATTTGAAAGACGTGGAGAAAATCCTTCAGAATGACAAGCGTTACCTTGTTCTGGAGTGTGTCCCAGAGGAGCGCAGGAAGCTCATCATGTTCTACATTGAAGACCTAGACCGTCGTGGCCCGCCACCTCCCCCCACCGCCTCCGAGCCCACACGACGCTCCACCAAGTGA
- the LOC122779896 gene encoding transcription elongation regulator 1-like isoform X2 — protein MADQAESETIGFSDNRMVQQAVRFRSPAPGPAPSPSPASAQTPVLRGPPPLLRPPPPPFGMMRGPPPRPPFARPPFAPNMPPIPPPGAMPPPIGPPHLQRPPFLPPPIGNLPPPPGMLFPPGMPPVPSSGNPALNPAEEIWVENKTSEGKAYYYNARTRESSWSKPDGVKIIQQSELNPLLVGAGAAGAGVSGGVTAAASSSTVNTTASTAASPSQAPSTTPSRTITSSPDSTTSLSPSVSIAASVVADHPPVATVSSTVAVSPVTVVTVSTVPSPVTAVQTVPLLPAGLPHSVAQPTTAIPAFPPVMVPPFRVPLPGMHIPLPGMIPGMGPPLVSMMHPQLALSAAPASMAGSLHLPEWSEYKTADGKTYYYNNRTLESTWEKPQALVEKEKEAQKVKERLAQEEAEAMELEAEENKTENSSHEKEEPKEEEMTEEEKAAQKARPIATNPIPGTPWCVVWTGDDRVFFYNPTTRLSMWDRPEELVGRADVDKHIQEPPHKRGLEDSKKTGINKEEPELAIATEENQDEEPTKAKKRKKEDVKEADSDKEAAMEAELRAARERAVVPLEARMTQFKDMLLERGVSAFSTWDKELHKIVFDPRYLLLNPKERKQVFDQYVKTRAEEERKEKKNKLMQAKDEFRRMMEDAKLTPRTTFSEFAVKHGRDPRFKTIEKMKDREAIFVEYITAMKKREKEDSKSRGEKVRQDFFDLLNEQHIEGGQRWSKIKERLETDPRYKSVDSSALREELFKQYMEKQAKNVDIDKERELERQARIEASLREREREVQKARSEQTKEIDREREQHKREEAIQHFKALMSDMVRSSDATWSDTRRNLRKDHRWESASLLEREEKEKLFNEHVEALAKKKKEQFRQLLDETSMITLTTTWKGVKKVIKEDPRCIKFSSSDRKRQREFEDYIKDKYIIAKADFRTLLKETKFITYRSRKLIQESEQHLKDVEKILQNDKRYLVLECVPEERRKLIMFYIEDLDRRGPPPPPTASEPTRRSTK, from the exons ATGGCGGACCAGGCGGAGAGCGAGACCATTGGATTCAGCGACAACAG AATGGTGCAGCAGGCAGTGCGGTTCCGCAGTCCTGCCCCTGGCCCTGCACCCAGCCCTTCACCTGCATCTGCCCAGACCCCGGTGTTACGAGGTCCACCACCACTTCTTAGGCCACCGCCGCCTCCTTTTGGGATGATGAGGGGACCTCCGCCACGACCCCCATTTGCACGTCCTCCCTTTGCCCCCAACATGCCACCTATCCCTCCTCCGGGAGCCATGCCCCCACCCATTGGACCCCCTCACTTACAG AGACCTCCTTTCCTTCCCCCACCCATTGGTAAcctcccacctcctccaggGATGCTGTTCCCTCCGGGGATGCCTCCTGTTCCTAGCTCTGGAAACCCTGCACTCAACCCTGCTGAGGAAATCTGGGTAGAGAACAAGACGTCTGAGGGAAAG GCATATTACTACAATGCCAGGACCAGAGAGTCATCGTGGAGCAAACCAGATGGTGTGAAAATCATCCAACAGTCTGAGCTCAACCCTCTTCTGGTCGGAGCTGGGGCTGCAGGGGCTGGGGTAAGTGGGGGGGTAACTGCAGCTGCAAGCTCGAGCACTGTCAACACTACAGCCAGCACCGCTGCCTCCCCGTCTCAGGCCCCGTCCACAACGCCCTCCCGCACAATTACCTCCAGTCCAGACTCCACCACCTCCCTCTCGCCTTCTGTGAGCATTGCAG CCTCTGTTGTAGCAGACCATCCCCCTGTTGCCACAGTGTCCTCAACTGTTGCAGTTTCTCCAGTCACTGTGGTGACTGTTTCCACGGTGCCATCGCCTGTTACAGCGGTGCAGACTGTGCCTCTGCTGCCCGCGGGCCTGCCTCATAGTGTGGCCCAGCCCACCACAGCCATACCTGCCTTCCCTCCTGTCATGGTGCCACCTTTCAGGGTGCCCCTGCCTGGCATGCACATTCCTCTACCAG GTATGATTCCTGGTATGGGCCCTCCTTTAGTTTCTATGATGCATCCCCAGCTGGCTCTATCAGCAGCTCCTGCCTCCATGGCCGGATCATTGCACCTTCCTGAGTGGTCAGAGTACAAAACGGCTGATGGGAAAACATACTACTACAACAACCGAACACTGGAGTCCACCTGGGAGAAACCACAGGCCCTAGTGGAGAAAG aaaaagaagcacaaaaaGTAAAAGAGCGTTTGGCCCAAGAAGAAGCCGAGGCAATGGAGCTGGAGgctgaagaaaataaaacagaaaactcaAGCCATGAGAAGGAG GAGCCTAAAGAAGAGGAGATGACggaggaggaaaaagcagcTCAGAAAGCCCGGCCTATAGCCACCAATCCTATTCCTGGCACACCATG GTGTGTGGTGTGGACCGGGGATGATCGTGTATTTTTTTACAACCCCACAACACGGCTGTCCATGTGGGACCGACCCGAGGAATTGGTTGGTCGAGCCGACGTCGACAAGCACATCCAGGAGCCGCCACACAAGAGAGGCCTGGAGGACAGCAAGAAGACAG GAATCAATAAAGAAGAGCCAGAATTAGCTATAGCTACTGAAGAAAATCAGGACGAGGAGCCAACCAAAGCTAAAAAGAGAAA GAAGGAGGACGTGAAGGAGGCAGACTCAGACAAGGAAGCAGCAATGGAGGCTGAACTCAGAGCTGCGAGAGAACGAGCTGTAGTGCCCCTGGAGGCCAGGATGACTCAGTTCAAAGACATGTTACTGGAAAGAGGG GTGTCTGCTTTCTCTACTTGGGACAAAGAGCTTCATAAGATTGTGTTTGACCCACGTTACCTTCTGCTCAACCCAAAAGAGCGAAAACAg GTGTTTGATCAGTATGTGAAGACGcgagctgaggaggagaggaaagaaaagaagaacaagtTGATGCAGGCCAAAGACGAGTTCAGGAGGATGATGGAGGATGCAAAGCTCACACCAAG aaCAACGTTCAGTGAATTTGCAGTGAAACATGGACGAGACCCACGATTTAAGACCATAGAGAAGATGAAGGACCGGGAGGCCATCTTTGTGGAATACATCACAGCtatgaagaagagagagaaagaggactCCAAGTCCAGAGGAGAGAAG GTGAGGCAAGACTTCTTCGATCTGCTCAATGAACAACACATAGAGGGAGGCCAGCGATGGAGCAAAATTAAAGAGAGGCTGGAGACTGACCCTCGATACAAGTCTGTGGACAGCTCTGCGCTCAGAGAAGAACTTTTCAAACAGTACATGGAAAAACAAGCCAAG AACGTGGACATCGACAAAGAGCGAGAGTTGGAGCGACAGGCTCGTATCGAGGCCAGTCTCCGAGAGAGGGAACGAGAGGTGCAGAAGGCTCGATCAGAACAGACCAAAGAGATCGACCGGGAAAGGGAGCAGCACAAGAGGGAAGAGGCCATCCAACATTTCAAAGCTCTCATGTCCGATATG GTACGTTCTTCAGATGCCACGTGGTCGGACACACGTCGTAACCTGAGGAAGGACCATCGCTGGGAGTCGGCATCGCTGctagagagagaagagaaggagaagctgTTTAATGAACACGTCGAAGCTCTggccaaaaagaagaaagaacaatTCAGGCAGCTGCTGGACGAGACTAGCATG ATCACTCTGACTACGACATGGAAGGGGGTGAAGAAGGTCATCAAAGAGGATCCTCGCTGTATCAAGTTTTCTTCTAGTGACAGA aaGAGACAACGCGAGTTTGAAGACTACATCAAGGACAAGTACATCATAGCCAAAGCTGACTTCAGAACTCTGCTAAAGGAGACAAAGTTCATCACTTACAG GTCGAGAAAGCTCATCCAGGAGTCAGAGCAGCATTTGAAAGACGTGGAGAAAATCCTTCAGAATGACAAGCGTTACCTTGTTCTGGAGTGTGTCCCAGAGGAGCGCAGGAAGCTCATCATGTTCTACATTGAAGACCTAGACCGTCGTGGCCCGCCACCTCCCCCCACCGCCTCCGAGCCCACACGACGCTCCACCAAGTGA
- the LOC122779949 gene encoding prenylcysteine oxidase-like translates to MFVSLLPLFAVLLSACVVVGEPEEHAHVDGTPPSRIAVVGAGIGGSTTAHFLRQHFGPEVQLDVYEKGEVGGRLATISVNNNEYESGGSIIHSLNLHMQDFVKQLGLKYCRSVAGKMAVFNGDEVILEETDWYLLDLFRLWWRYGISFIRLQMWVEEIMEKFMRIYKYQAHGYAFSSVEQLLDSLGGAGFINMTRRPLSDSLLELGVSQRFIDEVIAPTMRVNYGQNISIPAFIGAVSLAGTQNNQWAVEGGNKLVCSGLLKMANANLLQAEVNTISPVQIGEALQYQLTFTTAAGTGSELYDIVVLAMPLQSSVSSEIQFQGFSPLFDRFPSHYHTTVATIVHGYLNTSFFSYPDPRLFPFASILTTEAPDLFFNSVASVCPVNISAGFRRKQPQEAGVYRIFSPQPLDKPHLKTLFRSYYSVQMTEWKSCPRYGSSQDLSPLELHPNLYYLNEIEWAGTAMEMSSVAAKNIALLAYHRWNRQMDKVDQKDLMHRIKTEL, encoded by the exons ATGTTCGTTTCTCTGCTCCCGCTGTTCGCCGTCCTGCTGTCAGCCTGCGTGGTTGTCGGAGAGCCGGAGGAACACGCTCATGTCGACGGAACCCCGCCGTCCAGAATAG CTGTGGTTGGGGCGGGGATAGGAGGCAGCACCACGGCCCACTTCCTGCGCCAGCACTTTGGTCCAGAAGTACAATTGGACGTGTATGAAAAGGGTGAAGTCGGGGGGCGTCTCGCTACCATCTCTGTCAATAACAATGAATACGAGTCTGGAGGTTCCATCATTCACTCCCTCAACCTCCACATGCAGGACTTTGTCAAACAGCTTG GTCTGAAGTATTGTCGCAGTGTGGCAGGCAAGATGGCGGTGTTTAATGGCGATGAGGTGATTCTAGAGGAAACAGACTGGTACCTACTGGACCTTTTCCGCCTGTGGTGGCGCTACGGCATCAGCTTCATACGCCTGCAGATGTGGGTGGAGGAGATTATGGAGAAATTCATGAG GATATACAAGTACCAGGCCCATGGCTACGCCTTCAGTTCGGTGGAGCAGCTGCTGGACTCTCTTGGAGGGGCTGGATTCATCAACATGACCCGCAGGCCTCTCTCTGATTCGCTGCTGGAGCTGGGTGTGTCACAGCGCTTCATCGATGAGGTCATCGCACCCACCATGAGGGTCAACTACGGGCAGAACATCAGCATTCCTGCCTTCATAG gcgCTGTATCTTTAGCTGGCACCCAGAACAACCAGTGGGCGGTGGAAGGAGGAAACAAACTGGTGTGTTCTGGCCTGCTGAAAATGGCCAACGCTAACCTCCTACAGGCAGAAGTCAACACCATCTCCCCCGTCCAGATAG GGGAGGCGCTCCAGTACCAGCTGACCTtcaccacagcagcaggaacaggaTCAGAGCTGTACGACATAGTCGTGTTGGCGATGCCTCTCCAGAGCAGTGTGTCGTCTGAGATCCAGTTCCAAGGCTTCTCGCCTCTCTTTGACCGGTTCCCCAGCCACTATCACACCACTGTAGCAACCATTGTCCACGGTTACCTCAACACATCTTTCTTCAGCTACCCGGATCCCCGTCTGTTCCCCTTCGCAAGCATCTTGACAACAGAGGCACCTGATCTGTTCTTCAACAGTGTGGCTAGTGTTTGTCCAGTCAACATCTCGGCAGGCTTCAGGCGAAAGCAGCCCCAAGAGGCTGGAGTTTACAGAATATTTTCACCGCAGCCTCTGGACAAGCCTCATCTCAAAACTCTCTTCAG GTCGTACTACTCGGTGCAGATGACGGAGTGGAAGTCCTGCCCTCGTTATGGCAGCAGCCAGGATCTGTCGCCTCTGGAGCTCCACCCTAATCTCTACTACCTCAATGAAATCGAGTGGGCCGGCACTGCCATGGAGATGAGCTCAGTGGCTGCTAAAAACATCGCCCTGCTCGCTTACCACCGCTggaacagacagatggacaaggTGGACCAGAAAGATCTGATGCAcagaattaaaactgaattatga